From the Chelonoidis abingdonii isolate Lonesome George chromosome 4, CheloAbing_2.0, whole genome shotgun sequence genome, the window GCCCGTCGTCCTCACCCCAGCAATGCACTAAGGTATTGGGGGCCAGCTCCAACTGCTTACCGGCAGGCATGAGAGTCACCACCAGCTTGGGGTAGGCAATGTTGGAGCAGCCGACTTCAGTGCCACAGATCTGCTTGCAGTCCTCTGGCACCACGCAGGCCACCTCGTCTGGAGAGAAAACGGGGTCAGTAGGGGGGGGCCAGGCCTGGAGGCAGGGGGCTAATACATGGGGCAGCTGGGATCccgccagcagggggcagcagtggcTGTCCCTATCGCCTGGTGAGGTATGGGGCCCTGTACCTGGGTAGAGGATGCGGCTGATCATTCCTGGCATCACCATGAGGAACATTGGCAACAGCTTCAGGTACCCACAGAGGATGCAGCCGGCTTTGACGTGGGTCAGGCTCTTGCCCGCTAGGCAACGTTGCACAATCACCTGTGAGCAGGGAACGCTCCAGTGAAAGGCCCCAtgccccgagccagccagtcccccaccccattccctgcccccgtACCTGGTCACTGCACCAGTACCAGGTGGAGATGATGGTGAGGCCGAAGATTAGCGCTGGCCAGGGGAGGTCTCCGGTCAGGGGGTCACGGAGGAGGTGGAAGGCGTCAGGGCGGGGCTGGTAGCAGGTGGCTGAGATGTTGTACAGGGCCGGGGCTGGAGAGAGGGTGTTGCTGGGAAGGGCCTTCAGGTACTTGTCAAAGAGCCCCTGGTAGCCCCCTACCTCATGAAATGCTGCAAAGCAACCAACAGGGGGCACTGTGACCAAGAGGGGCCACGGCAGCTGCTCCCCACAGCTGGGAGCCCCCCCTCCAATAGCCAGCGCCTTTGCCGTGCTCCCTgtagcgccccctgctggggctaGAGGCACCGGGagccccccacagccagcactccagccctgctccctgtagTGTCCCCTGCTGGGGCTGGAGTCACGAGGagccccccacagccagcaccccggccctgctccctgtagcgccccctgctggggctggagTCACCGGGagccccccacagccagcaccccagccctgctccctgtagcgccccctgctggggctggaggcaCTAGGGACTTCCTTTCAGCTCCAATTCCTGTCCCTGTCCGTCGGGGGAGCATGGGTGGGTCTCACTCACCAAAGCCCATGAGGACGAAGGCTCCCCCAATGATGACGAAGGTTTGCACGGTGTCGGTGTACATCAGGGCTGCCAGCCCCCCTGGGAGAGCAAGGAGGGGTGGGGTGAAACGGTGCCCACCTGGGCTCCTCTCCGCCACCCTGGGCCCAGCTCGAGCAGCTCCTGGTcccctccagctgcagcccctgttaCCTGTCACGGTGTATATGGCGGTAATTACGAGCAGGGCAATGACAGCGACGTAGatatcccagcccagtgcctgctggatGAACACAGCTCCCGAGAACATGTCCACCTACGGGGGGCGATacagggtggggggctcagcactGGGCCGATgcacacagcaccccctgctgggagaagcCAGGGCCAAcacccacagccagtgcccccgccccctggaagAGGATTAGTTACGTACTGAGATTTTAGTGAAGATGTAGAGAAAGAGGGACAGGACGGACAGATAGATCCGGATTCGCCGGCCCCCAAATCGCTTCTTCAGATACTGGGGCATCGTGATCACCTGCAGGTAAAGGGAGAACAgaacggaacccaggagtcctggctcccagccctgccctgctgtaACCCACCAGACCCACCCTCTcagagctgaggatagaaccTAGGGgtcctggcgcccagcccccACCGCTCTAAcccacagggccacccagatgattcagggggcctggggtcttcggcagcaggggcctctcaccgccaaattgccaccaaacaCCCGGGGCGGAAGGaacccctgccaccaaattgctgccaaagacctggagcagaagtagttccgggggcccgggccccgtgagAATTTTCCGGGGCCCCCCAGAGctagtgaaggaccccactccagggcccccaaaaaactcttgtgggggcccctgctgctcctggggcaagttgccccacttgcgcacccccccccccggaaccctgctaacccaccagacccccttccctcccagagctggggatagaacccaggagtccgggctcccagctcccctgatctaacccaccagacccccccactcccagagctggggataggacccaggagtcctggctcccagccccccacctgccTCGCCTCGCCTCTAGCCAGTGTGATGCTCACCCCAGCAGTGAGGTAGACAGGTACGAAGAGCCATCCGAGGAGGAGAACCACGAAGAGAGCCTGGTGGGGATAGCGGAGCGGGGTCAGGGAGGGGGAGtgcggcagggagggggaggcggaGGGGGTTATGGACACTCAAAATCACTTACATTCCACTCGAAGCCGGCCACAGCCAGGCCATTGGCAGCACCGGTGCCAGCCAGCCCCACGAAGTGCCCACTGCCGATGTTACTGGCAAAGAGAGACGCACCCACCTGCAGCACAGCGTGAGGGAGAGGGATTCGGCtatggaaagatgcactgagtaCTGTCCTAatgccaccccctgcccctgggcaCTGCCCCTAATACCATTCCCTACTCCCAGGCACTGCCCCTAAtgccacccctctgcccccaggcactgccccaatgccaccccctgcccccgggCACTGCCCCAATGCCACCCCCTGCCACTCAACCTCATCTCCTTGCTATGGTCCCCTGATGTCAAACCCTTGCCCCCCCATCCTCACCCCAGCTGCTGCTAGGGTCAAGTATTAAACCTCATCCCTAACCCCAGCTCTGAATCCATTCTCAAGATTGAGGGTTAGCCCCATATCTATCTATATAATCCTGCCCCCATTGCAATACTCACCGGCCACCAGACCATGTTTCTACCAGCCAGGAAGTAACCCCCGATGGTGCTCCGGTTGGTGCGACACATGGACTGCAGGGGCGAGAGCGGGAGGAGGGCATTTTCCAGGGGCTGGATGCTGCGTTTCTGCACCAACTCCAGATACCCCGTGGAGGGAGGCAGAGCTGGTTGGGTGAGTCCCCTCAGCTCTGGCTGGAGACGCAAGGCTCAGAGAAGGGtgtgggaaggagcagagagcTGGACCAACTCTCCTCTGGAGAGTGACTGGCCTGGGGCTCAGAGATTCAGAGGTCAgacctggctggcctgaggtgtcACACAAGCCAGGGAACTGCCCCAGATCATTCCTGGCTGAACGGGGGCAGATCTATTAGCACAACTTCCCAGCGATGGCGAAtcagcccagccctgggtgagcagttccaatggttaattcccctcAGTCTTTAAAATGTaccctttatttccagtctgaatttgtctacttcCAGCCACTGGGGCGTGTCAGACCTTCGGCCGCTAAAGAGCCCGGAATTAATTATTTGTTCCCTATGGAGGTACGTTCAGACTGGGATCGGCCCACCCCTTAACCTGCTCTTGGTTATGCTAAATacattgagctcctggagtcaatcACAAGGAGGCAGGAAATGCACTTTCACCCGAGGTGCGATCGACCTTCAGAACTCCCCGCCGCCAGAAGTTGTGGAGGccaagattcaaagagggactgAATATTTCAGTGGATGAAACTAGCCAGAATTGATGAGACATCCGCCTACTGCAGGGCTTCAGGGGGTCTCTGTTAGAGACTAGGTtgagacggggggaggggggaaggatgtGTGTGTCTCACATTTTCCTTTCCTGGAGACTGGGTTAGATAGGCCTCGACTGTGAGCCAACCTGGCACTGAGTGAGGAATCCCACTGTAGTGCATGTGTCTTGCCTGAGTAGTTCTGGTGTGTCCTACCATTTTAGGTCTTTGCCATGTACTGCAGCAAGCTGAGGTGtctgcggggcaggggcagctctaggcactagtgcagcaagcatgtgcctggggcagcaagccgcagggggcggcctgccggttgctgtgagggctgcagtcaggcagccttcaacggtgtttctgcgggaggtccaccggtcccgcgcaGTTTTGGTGACAGTTCAGCGGCAGGTATGGCATATGGGCGGGAtaggcagatcacctgcagaaccaCTGCTGAATTCACGTGACCAGcggacatcctgcagaaatgccgctgaaggctgcctgactgccgtgcttggggtggcaaaaatcaTTGAGCCACCCCTGCCGCGGGGGGAGGCTCCCACACTCAGGGCTGTGTGCAGGTGGGGCTGGTGAGTTGGAGGGTCCACTGCGACTTATTAAAGCCATGGATCCATGGACGGGGGGCTTTGTGTGGCAAGGCGATGCAGGGGACCCACGCTgtatgtttctgctccctgactaaTCTGCTAATCTGTTGAAATTTACACCTCATTACGGGCCTCATAGCATTCCTGGACCATGTACTTCCCAGTAATAATTAACaacctcttcccccatccctgcccaatCTGGAGCCGAGATCAAAGAGctgagaagagcaaaaaaaacaaCTGTACAGCCAGGATGAGGCCCCGCTAGTCCTTCCACTGTGGGATGGGACCCTCTTGGGGTCAAGTAGAGGGAGTTATAAGAGGAAAAAGGGACAGAGATGTCATAGGAGTGGTGGGACAAGGACAGTCCCATCTTGGAGCCCAACGGTTTGTGTTCTAGGTACATCAGTCATGCCAGTGACTTGTGTTCTAGACATGTCAATCACATGAGGTAGCTGGGTTCTAGGATTTAGGCATGGTGCTCAGCAAGGGAACACAATGTTTAGGTGCTGAGAAAATCACTGGATCAACACTGGGATCCAGAAAGCCTGAGCTAGGCACCGGGCTCCCTATATAATGAATGGGTGCTAGGCATGCTAGGCGGGGAGCCAGCTGAGCCAGACAATGGGAGATGGGGGGTCCTAAGTCCCGCCCCTCTAAAGGAGTTCACCCCCTCAGTCCAAGCTGCAGAGAAGCGCCTCACTCTGCCAGTGACCCAGAGCTGggaacccctctcctggggtcGAGCAGCTTCGGTGCCTGCGTTGTTCCTTGTGAGAATGAGTTGAGCAACTGCCTCGCTCCACGCAAAACAGCCACAGGAGGAGGTGCCCAGCTTACAGCTTCCAGCCCAGTGCTTAGAGCACTCAGCCTGGGATGTGGAAGCTCCTGTTTCAATTCGGCCCTCTACCTGAAGAGAATCCACAGGCCGATAATACAATAGTTGGACATGGGGACTCCCTTGGTCTCTCCTGGTACAGCTCCTTCTCTACAGTGGCTTTAAAGAACAAGAGTCCCTGGGCCAGAGAGAAAGCAGGCCAGGGCTTGAGAAGGACTCTGTGGGCTGGTGGTTGGGACACccagctgggaggtgggagacccctgggGCCAGTCCCCTGGCTGCAATCACTCCTTCACTGAGCAACCGCAGACCAGCTCTACCAGGAGGGACTGAGGGGTCCCACATCAGCATAGCCCAGTGGGTAGCATGAACGCCTGTCCTCCCCTGGTCGGTGGGTCGTGCTGGGGCTTAGGTGCGAGACAGGTGCCCAGATgcccagagggaggcagcagctcACATGTCCTGAGGCAGAAACTCAGGCGGGTATGAAACTTCTACTACAATGACTTAGGTGTTGGGCTTGAGCCGAGTGAGAGTTTTGTGGATCTCAGGGGAGCCTAAAACTAGGACTTGGGCACCTAAGTCCTCTGTGGATGTGGGTCTCAGCCGCAGGCCCTTCTGAGCCCTGCTGTTCTGTTTTTGGGCTTCCCAGGCCGCAGCTCAGGTTCTGGGGTCAGATTTCTGGGGTTGAGCCCTGGGCTTTGGTTCTGGATCTGCCAGCAACAGCGACATGCTAGGGTCAAGATGGAAATTCAAGTTTCAGAGTCTGAGTTCCTGGGTAGTGATGCTTGATTCTAGGATGGATGGATAAGTGTGTGTGAGGGTGTGTCTGGAGAccgatagatagaggggtgtgtatggggataggcAGATAACTAAAGGGGTCTGTATGAGGATGGATAGAGACGTGAGTAGCTGGCTGGATGGGTGGATAgaggggggtgtatggggataggtAGAGGGATGTGTAAGGGGATAGACACATGGCTAGAGGGGTGTGTATTGGGATAGGCAGAGGGGTTTATATGGGGATAGGCAGctggatagaggggtgtgtatgggaatGGATAGAGGGGTGAGTAGTGGGCTGGATGTGGATAGAGGGGGTTGTAGATAGATAAAGACAGGGCTGTGTTTGGGCTGGATGGATAGAAGGTTGGGAATCAGGATGGATACGTAGGGAGGTGTGTATGGAGACAGACGAAAGGGATAGAGAGAGGAGTGTACGGGGAGGGATGAATGGATAGACAGAGGGGTCTGTATAGGGATGGCTAGAAAGAGGGGTGTGTATAGGGAATGAAGGATGGATAGAGGGGTAGAaagcaggaggtgtgtggggaaTGATGGATGGATTAGATAGAGGGGTGTCTatggggatgggtggatggatgggtggatagatagaggggtgtatatggggatggatggatagcagggtgtgtatggggatggaggatggatagaggggtgtaTATGTGGCTGGGTGGATGGCTGGATAGATAGCAGGACATACATGGGGATGGGGGTATAGATAGAGGggcggatggatggatggcaaGGTGTATATGGGGATATCCTGGACTCAAGTTTTAGGTCTAATTTTGGGGTGGTCAGTTCTGGTTCCCAGAAGAGTGGCTCAGGTCTCTATCCTGTTCCATTTCTTCCCCTGGTTCCcagtgttggggggtgggagagaggggctggggcaaagggctATGTCCCCAGGTCACCTACCCAGAGCCCTACGCAGATGACCAGGACGAAGTAGCCCACGATGACCCCGATATCAGCAGGGTTGTTGATGACGGCCTGCGGCACCCTCTCCATACTGTTGctgtctctctccctgcaccGAAATGACACCTCCCGGAAGGGTCCCCGGGGGCCAGCATGGATGGTTAATAGCAAACCTGGTCATGGGGCTGGATCTGTGATTAACCAACCCAgagactgtggggaggggagaagtagaATAGAATgaaggagtcctgactcccaaacCCCGCTCTCCCACGccgagctggggatagaacccaggagtcctgactttcagTCCCATTGTTGTgccaggccccagctctgggttGAGTCTCCATGTGCCAGTGGCTAGTGTCAGAGCAGGGGTGTCTGTAGAGGGTGATTAACCCTGTCCCTCCGCCTTCCCTTGCTGTCTCtgccccaccattccctggtagCTGGGTGGAGCTGAGCCCATGTTCTGAGCCAGCTGAAGCCCTCTCCTAGGAGAAGCAGAGTGAGGCTGGGCTGAGCCAGGCAGAAACATGCACTGCTGGTGAGTGTCACCTACCACCCTGTGCTCTCTAACAGATGGGGAGGGGCCTTCTGCCACGGGAGGGTTGTTCCAGGGAACAGGGCAAAGGGGGAGTCAGTTGTGGCAAGGAGGGATACAGAAGATTGATTTATCTTtccttccatccatctccatGCAGATCCATCTACATGTCTATCCATCTCCCTGCACCCTCCTCTATGTATGTATCTGTCCCCCCTCATGAACCCAACTACCTATCCATCTTTCTACAGAGTCAACTACCCATCCATCCCTCTATCACCCTACGGAGCCAACTATCCATCCTTCCATCCCCCTACAGACCCAGctacccatccctccatccccctacAGACCCAACTATCCACACCCCCTAGATCCAACTATTCATCCCTCCATTGCCCAAGACACCCAATtatccatccctccatcaccCTACAGAGCCAACTACCCATATGGATCAACTACCCTAACTCTGCATTCCTCTATGAGCCCAACCCATCCCCCCATCTCCCTATGAACCCAACTACTCAGCAATCCATCCCTCCATAAACCCAGCTACCCAGCCACCCATCCCTATATCCCCTACCTACTCACCCACACATCCTTCCATTTCTTCATCTCTGTGACgaggtgttcaccccacaccagaGAAGAAGGGGATAATGGAGGCCTCATGGgcctccacaccccaccccacaaagAAGCAGTGGAGGTGAGTCCTCCACGCAACCTAGTGAGGAGGTGCAGGAAG encodes:
- the SLC5A2 gene encoding sodium/glucose cotransporter 2 isoform X1, giving the protein MERVPQAVINNPADIGVIVGYFVLVICVGLWSMCRTNRSTIGGYFLAGRNMVWWPVGASLFASNIGSGHFVGLAGTGAANGLAVAGFEWNALFVVLLLGWLFVPVYLTAGVITMPQYLKKRFGGRRIRIYLSVLSLFLYIFTKISVDMFSGAVFIQQALGWDIYVAVIALLVITAIYTVTGGLAALMYTDTVQTFVIIGGAFVLMGFAFHEVGGYQGLFDKYLKALPSNTLSPAPALYNISATCYQPRPDAFHLLRDPLTGDLPWPALIFGLTIISTWYWCSDQVIVQRCLAGKSLTHVKAGCILCGYLKLLPMFLMVMPGMISRILYPDEVACVVPEDCKQICGTEVGCSNIAYPKLVVTLMPAGLRGLMLAVMLAALMSSLASIFNSSSTLFTMDIYNRLRPQARSKELLIVGRVWILCMVAISIAWIPMVQAAQSGQLFDYIQSIASYLAPPIAAVFFLALFFKRVNEPGAFWGLIGGLLMGLARLLPEFAYGTGSCIFPSACPRLICGVHYLYFAIILFLASVVLVVGVSLCTPSIPDKHLHRLVFSLRHSKEERVDLDTDEEEERRRQETRQQGVAANGAVEHVLEVEGPHRSAPGRRGAAAWPGSAAWGVQTQQAPEAAAERLQTSRSTTWSGSSTSCIAP
- the SLC5A2 gene encoding sodium/glucose cotransporter 2 isoform X2; translation: MCRTNRSTIGGYFLAGRNMVWWPVGASLFASNIGSGHFVGLAGTGAANGLAVAGFEWNALFVVLLLGWLFVPVYLTAGVITMPQYLKKRFGGRRIRIYLSVLSLFLYIFTKISVDMFSGAVFIQQALGWDIYVAVIALLVITAIYTVTGGLAALMYTDTVQTFVIIGGAFVLMGFAFHEVGGYQGLFDKYLKALPSNTLSPAPALYNISATCYQPRPDAFHLLRDPLTGDLPWPALIFGLTIISTWYWCSDQVIVQRCLAGKSLTHVKAGCILCGYLKLLPMFLMVMPGMISRILYPDEVACVVPEDCKQICGTEVGCSNIAYPKLVVTLMPAGLRGLMLAVMLAALMSSLASIFNSSSTLFTMDIYNRLRPQARSKELLIVGRVWILCMVAISIAWIPMVQAAQSGQLFDYIQSIASYLAPPIAAVFFLALFFKRVNEPGAFWGLIGGLLMGLARLLPEFAYGTGSCIFPSACPRLICGVHYLYFAIILFLASVVLVVGVSLCTPSIPDKHLHRLVFSLRHSKEERVDLDTDEEEERRRQETRQQGVAANGAVEHVLEVEGPHRSAPGRRGAAAWPGSAAWGVQTQQAPEAAAERLQTSRSTTWSGSSTSCIAP